The following proteins are co-located in the Megalobrama amblycephala isolate DHTTF-2021 linkage group LG12, ASM1881202v1, whole genome shotgun sequence genome:
- the paox1 gene encoding polyamine oxidase (exo-N4-amino) 1: protein MAGRNPSIVVVGAGVAGLSAAKKLKEYGFNDVTVLEASEKVGGRVATATLGNTCVDTGAQYIHGASEKNPVYCLLKKSGVLNQVPEMGTEAFYSNKGHKVDADFARRAYEAGEGIIQYRGFNTGKSLGEHYAEKTQGVIDSLQDNDKKTRMQSVFALVGKDMLIDVGASDLHKISLDSWQYYINMGDSLNIAGFMFQLVDLLLEGFPKECLLLKREVSKIKWDGTFSVAPSPTPPPHDEPLPAHTEAASDEKVRQYPVCVVCENGEEILADHVIVTISLGCLKAQASSLFIPSLPTEKMEVIDKLCFGNIAKIFLEYEEAFWENEVGSISLIYEDDTPVSVSTNKMQWIKNMQYFSVLRPKERFGNILIGWCPGDIADLIETMPDNELSTAITDHLKMFFGHSNIPQPKSILCTKWRSNKFVKGSYAFLPVGVDVQVMDMLAQPLTGSRGPDEDLQVLFAGEATMKTLYGTVQGALLSGHREADRLAAHYKKTAAPTSTTSLDKQN, encoded by the exons GGAATACATGTGTTGATACTGGAGCACAATACATCCATGGGGCATCTGAAAAAAACCCAGTCTACTGTCTTCTAAAAAAGTCAGGTGTCCTAAACCAGGTCCCTGAGATGGGCACTGAAGCATTTTACAGTAACAAGGGACACAAAGTGGATGCAGACTTCGCCAGACGTGCATATGAAGCTGGGGAGGGCATTATTCAATACCGTGGCTTCAACACAGGAAAGAGTTTAGGTGAACACTATGCAGAAAAAACCCAAggtgtgattgacagcttgcaAGACAATGACAAGAAAACGAGAATGCAGAGTGTTTTTGCTTTGGTTGGCAAAGACATGCTGATTGACGTTGGAGCTTCAGACCTCCACAAGATCTCTCTTGACTCCTGGCAGTACTATATCAACATGGGTGACAGTCTCAATATTGCAGG TTTTATGTTTCAGCTTGTGGATCTGCTACTAGAGGGCTTCCCTAAGGAATGTTTGCTGCTAAAAAGAGAAGTTAGTAAGATCAAATGGGATGGAACCTTCTCTGTAGCCCCCTCTCCGACTCCCCCTCCTCATGATGAACCTCTCCCTGCTCACACTGAAGCTGCTTCTGATGAAAAAGTCCGCCAGTACCCAGTTTGCGTTGTCTGTGAGAATGGAGAAGAGATTCTAGCCGATCATGTAATAGTGACCATTTCTCTGG gtTGTCTAAAGGCTCAAGCTTCCAGCCTCTTCATCCCCAGTCTCCCAACCGAGAAAATGGAGGTCATCGATAAGCTGTGCTTTGGAAATATTGCCAAGATCTTTCTGGAGTATGAAGAGGCATTCTGGGAGAATGAAGTTGGTTCTATCAGCCTCATTTATGAGGATGACACGCCTGTCTCAGTATCCACCAATAAAATGCAGTGGATCAAGAACATGCAGTACTTTTCTGTCCTGAGACCTAAAGAAAG GTTTGGCAATATCTTAATTGGTTGGTGTCCAGGAGACATAGCTGACCTGATTGAAACCATGCCAGATAACGAACTCTCAACTGCTATCACTGATCATCTCAAAATGTtctttg GACATTCAAACATTCCTCAGCCGAAGTCCATACTCTGCACTAAGTGGCGCAGCAACAAGTTCGTAAAGGGATCTTACGCTTTCCTCCCTGTTGGTGTTGATGTGCAAGTTATGGACATGTTGGCACAACCGCTAACGGGCAGTCGGGGTCCTGATGAA GATCTTCAGGTCTTGTTTGCAGGTGAGGCAACGATGAAGACTCTTTATGGCACAGTGCAAGGAGCTCTACTGTCAGGACACAGAGAGGCTGACAGACTGGCAGCACATTATAAGAAGACAGCAGCTCCCACTTCCACTACCTCACTGGACAAACAAAATTAG